The following are encoded in a window of Caballeronia sp. NK8 genomic DNA:
- a CDS encoding helix-turn-helix domain-containing protein, protein MNAMRPDSNAPPVELGDLLRYWRDVRGVSQLDLSLEAGVSQRQISFIESGRSVPGRDTLLTLAQTLDVPLRERNALLLAAGYAPVYSEAPWNAQEMHGVIRALERVVRQHDPFPAIVMDRHWNVLMTNDAAPRFFDCFIDMAAREGPRNMLHLIFDPQGMRPFVADWDIVSRSLLQRVYRESVGHVVDAGTGRLLDELLAYPDVPRDWKTQHGRPAAPTMPVIPIGFLSEGVVLRYFSMVTTVGAPQNVAAQELRLECMFPADDETEARHRQLLAAHSKQA, encoded by the coding sequence ATGAACGCCATGCGTCCCGATTCGAATGCGCCGCCTGTCGAACTGGGTGATTTGCTGCGCTACTGGCGCGACGTGCGCGGCGTGAGTCAGCTCGATCTGTCGCTGGAGGCGGGCGTTTCGCAACGGCAGATCAGCTTTATCGAAAGCGGGCGCAGCGTGCCGGGCCGTGACACGCTGCTCACGCTCGCGCAAACCCTCGATGTGCCGCTGCGCGAGCGCAACGCGCTGCTGCTCGCGGCGGGCTACGCGCCCGTGTATTCAGAAGCGCCGTGGAATGCGCAGGAGATGCATGGCGTGATCCGCGCGCTCGAACGGGTCGTTCGGCAGCACGATCCGTTTCCGGCGATCGTGATGGATCGCCACTGGAACGTGCTGATGACCAATGACGCCGCGCCGCGCTTCTTCGACTGTTTCATCGACATGGCCGCGCGCGAAGGTCCGCGCAACATGCTTCATCTGATCTTCGATCCGCAGGGGATGCGGCCGTTCGTGGCCGATTGGGACATCGTTTCGCGGAGCCTGTTACAGCGGGTGTATCGGGAATCGGTCGGGCATGTGGTCGACGCCGGCACCGGGCGTCTGCTCGACGAACTGCTCGCTTATCCCGACGTGCCGCGCGACTGGAAAACGCAACATGGGCGCCCGGCGGCGCCCACGATGCCTGTCATACCGATTGGTTTTCTCAGCGAGGGCGTCGTGCTTCGATATTTCTCGATGGTCACGACCGTCGGCGCGCCGCAGAACGTCGCGGCACAGGAACTCCGTCTCGAATGCATGTTTCCCGCCGATGACGAAACCGAAGCACGCCACCGGCAGTTGCTTGCCGCGCATTCGAAGCAAGCCTGA
- a CDS encoding M48 family metalloprotease: protein MSDHAASGLRASRLNPLPFPSDISLRFDLLIVLIVCVSSQFYGHFWESIHLEGRDALTACASSMVTGVFDPSLRTQDVLSSSEIRAQFAPQVASCMAMLRPQSTWKIIGIVVTLALGAVFYWLFPLWKRKTQHLTPIHKDDPPGLLDALTSLCQEAQLSRAPAFVWNPLASGLPVTFGRRRNHYVALSGYFVAHYFYADPAAFRAIILHELAHIRNRDIDKTFMTISACLAFVIVSVVPLLGVIALTERAWHEYIFLLAEAALWSALVLLSGASVLRVREFYADVQASQWDGSPAQVDRVLARMNAAPAHGPGAYLSLHPRGETRRAVLVDTTPLFRLGKWDALAIGFAAGVVIDTANGFLIGFVPAGSTAAVARMSFVVTLVTPLVVMIFAIGALSTGIWRGAYAAVLNGRDPVKGTAAAGALFALGYFLNQILLGVEFLWGGASTPHIPADNAMTMFEIHIIAFVFAIIGCWLFCDWIARAAAAWVEVTVKSRSPLPVLMLTGGIAVAGVATMFAWGTFVSASLVSLGPHNTFYTSLVMIAPPMVVGALAAWLFPWSSRWFGRTRRTRAVAGWVFLDAGPHAASALRHVEFRPMRAWSTGVAAGLVFCLWIELLRFRKLLPDGIDAVVYAPFAALLRIAERAGSSGFALIIPVACAAALAAFIAASRPGAFNALYGLCAGSVAGIVMSVGALVTIELNAQSTLESCLTSVLLYLCVASLASLPGAMTGAVVSKVRRADPRRELSVAHKVAMAALGLVVIAGWIKSIHA from the coding sequence GCCAGTTCTATGGGCACTTCTGGGAAAGCATCCATCTCGAAGGAAGAGATGCGCTGACGGCTTGCGCGTCGAGCATGGTCACGGGCGTATTCGATCCCAGCCTGCGCACCCAGGATGTGCTGTCATCGTCAGAAATACGCGCGCAATTCGCCCCGCAGGTGGCAAGCTGCATGGCGATGCTCAGGCCGCAATCGACCTGGAAGATCATCGGGATCGTCGTCACGCTCGCGCTCGGAGCCGTGTTCTACTGGCTCTTTCCCCTCTGGAAGCGAAAGACGCAGCATCTCACGCCGATCCACAAGGACGATCCGCCCGGCCTCCTCGATGCGCTCACCAGCCTGTGTCAGGAAGCGCAACTGAGCCGGGCGCCCGCCTTCGTATGGAATCCGCTCGCGAGCGGTCTGCCGGTGACGTTCGGACGCCGTCGCAACCATTACGTCGCGCTCAGCGGATACTTCGTGGCGCATTATTTCTACGCCGACCCAGCCGCCTTTCGCGCGATCATCCTCCACGAGCTGGCGCACATCCGCAACCGCGACATCGACAAGACGTTCATGACGATCTCTGCGTGTCTCGCGTTCGTCATCGTGAGCGTGGTGCCGTTGCTCGGGGTCATCGCGCTGACCGAGCGCGCGTGGCATGAATACATCTTTCTGCTCGCGGAAGCCGCCCTATGGAGCGCGCTCGTGCTGCTCTCTGGCGCGTCGGTGCTGCGCGTTCGCGAGTTCTATGCGGATGTTCAGGCATCCCAATGGGACGGCTCGCCTGCCCAGGTCGATCGCGTCCTCGCGCGCATGAACGCCGCGCCGGCACACGGACCGGGCGCATACCTGAGCCTGCATCCGCGTGGCGAAACGCGCCGCGCGGTGCTCGTCGACACCACGCCGCTCTTTCGCCTCGGCAAGTGGGATGCGCTCGCCATCGGCTTTGCGGCCGGCGTCGTCATCGATACGGCAAACGGCTTTCTGATTGGCTTCGTTCCGGCGGGTTCCACGGCGGCGGTCGCGCGCATGTCGTTTGTCGTGACGCTGGTCACGCCGCTCGTCGTGATGATCTTCGCGATCGGCGCGCTCAGCACCGGAATCTGGCGCGGCGCCTACGCGGCCGTGCTGAACGGCCGCGATCCCGTGAAGGGCACGGCCGCCGCCGGCGCGCTCTTCGCGCTCGGATACTTTTTGAATCAGATCCTGCTGGGCGTGGAGTTTCTCTGGGGCGGAGCGTCGACGCCGCACATTCCCGCCGACAACGCGATGACGATGTTCGAAATTCACATCATCGCGTTCGTGTTCGCGATCATCGGCTGCTGGCTGTTCTGCGACTGGATCGCGCGCGCGGCCGCCGCGTGGGTCGAGGTGACCGTGAAAAGCCGCTCGCCCCTGCCGGTGCTGATGCTGACGGGCGGCATCGCCGTCGCGGGCGTCGCGACGATGTTCGCGTGGGGCACGTTCGTGTCCGCCTCACTCGTCTCGCTCGGACCTCACAATACGTTCTACACGTCGCTCGTCATGATCGCACCGCCGATGGTCGTCGGGGCGCTTGCGGCATGGCTCTTTCCCTGGTCTTCGCGATGGTTCGGGCGCACGCGCCGCACACGCGCCGTAGCCGGCTGGGTGTTTCTCGATGCGGGACCGCACGCCGCAAGCGCTCTGCGTCACGTCGAGTTCCGTCCGATGCGCGCGTGGTCGACAGGCGTCGCCGCCGGGCTGGTGTTTTGTCTCTGGATCGAACTGCTCAGATTTCGCAAGCTTTTGCCGGACGGCATCGACGCGGTGGTCTATGCGCCATTCGCCGCGCTCCTGCGCATTGCGGAGCGCGCGGGCAGCAGCGGATTCGCGCTCATCATTCCCGTGGCGTGCGCGGCGGCGCTGGCGGCGTTCATCGCGGCGTCGCGTCCCGGCGCGTTCAATGCGCTCTACGGCCTGTGCGCAGGTTCGGTCGCGGGTATCGTGATGAGCGTCGGCGCGCTGGTGACCATCGAGCTGAACGCGCAATCGACGCTGGAATCGTGTCTGACATCGGTTCTGCTGTATCTCTGCGTGGCCTCGCTGGCGTCGCTGCCGGGCGCGATGACGGGAGCTGTCGTCAGCAAGGTTCGCCGTGCCGATCCGCGGCGCGAGCTTTCCGTAGCGCACAAAGTGGCCATGGCCGCGCTGGGTCTCGTGGTGATCGCAGGATGGATCAAGTCGATCCATGCCTGA
- a CDS encoding intradiol ring-cleavage dioxygenase, whose amino-acid sequence MWTRNPNRGRRDFLRKAGAVPSTLLLLSLADKVSATPACADEHEPTRRQTPGPFFLPDSPQRTSLLEPGIGGTKIVLSGRVWSSRCKVVPGALLDFWHADDHGEYDIDGFRLRGHQFSDSEGRYRLETIVPGGYPGRTRHFHVTLRPPRGSALTTQLYFPGEQGNARDSLFDRRLLMTIEDGGDRKSARFDFVLDVA is encoded by the coding sequence ATGTGGACACGAAATCCGAACCGGGGACGGCGCGATTTTCTTCGCAAGGCTGGGGCGGTGCCATCGACTTTGCTGCTGCTGTCGCTGGCCGATAAGGTTTCAGCGACACCCGCCTGCGCCGACGAACACGAACCCACGCGTCGGCAGACGCCCGGGCCGTTCTTTCTGCCGGACTCGCCGCAACGGACATCGCTGCTCGAACCGGGCATCGGCGGAACGAAGATCGTCCTGAGCGGACGGGTGTGGTCGTCGCGGTGCAAGGTGGTGCCCGGCGCCTTGCTCGATTTCTGGCACGCCGACGACCACGGGGAATACGACATCGATGGCTTCCGGCTGCGCGGCCATCAATTCTCGGACAGCGAAGGGCGCTACCGGCTCGAAACCATCGTGCCGGGTGGGTATCCGGGCCGCACGCGGCATTTCCATGTGACCTTGCGTCCGCCGCGTGGATCGGCGCTTACCACGCAGCTCTACTTTCCCGGCGAGCAGGGCAATGCGCGCGATTCGCTGTTCGATCGCCGGTTGCTGATGACGATCGAGGACGGCGGCGACCGGAAGTCGGCCCGCTTCGACTTCGTGCTTGACGTTGCATAG
- a CDS encoding sugar porter family MFS transporter, with amino-acid sequence MSTIADSNVPAHPRSKRFGLFVCLMAALAGLLFGLDIGVISGALPFIAKHFVLNDRAQEWIVSSMMVGAAVGALGAGWLSWRLGRRHSLVLAAVLFIVGSLWSGFAGSPEHLIGARLVLGLAVGMASFTAPLYLSEVAPRQVRGAMISTYQLMITVGILAAFLSNIGLSYVADWRWMLGVIAIPAAFFLVGVLALPDSPRWLLQRNRGAEARAVLQRLYANPADVQAELDQVNEDNTRPQQGWSLLRKNSNFRRSVLLGVVLQIFQQLTGINVVMYYAPRIFELAGFATHEQQLWATVIVGLVNVLATFGAIAFVDRWGRKPILYAGCAVMAVGMCSLGFLMHAGVAGLTAQVFAVGSLLLFIAGFAMSAGPLVWILCSEIQPQLGRDFGIAVSTLVNWVANMAVAATFLSLLSTVGEANTFVLYAILNVIFGVVVFFYVPETRGVSLEKLGSDLMAGKRLRDLGKVN; translated from the coding sequence ATGAGCACTATCGCTGACAGCAATGTTCCTGCACATCCGAGATCGAAGCGCTTCGGTCTTTTCGTCTGCCTCATGGCGGCGCTCGCCGGCCTGCTGTTCGGCCTCGACATCGGCGTGATTTCGGGCGCGCTGCCCTTCATCGCGAAACATTTCGTGCTGAACGACCGCGCGCAGGAATGGATCGTCAGTTCGATGATGGTCGGCGCGGCGGTCGGCGCATTGGGGGCCGGCTGGCTGTCGTGGCGCCTCGGACGCCGCCATTCGCTGGTGCTGGCGGCGGTGCTTTTTATCGTCGGGTCGCTCTGGTCGGGGTTCGCGGGAAGTCCCGAGCATCTGATCGGCGCGCGCCTGGTGCTCGGGCTTGCGGTCGGCATGGCTTCGTTCACGGCGCCGCTGTACCTTTCTGAAGTGGCGCCACGGCAGGTGCGCGGCGCCATGATCTCCACCTATCAACTGATGATCACGGTCGGGATTCTCGCGGCCTTCCTGTCCAACATCGGCCTGTCCTACGTGGCCGACTGGCGCTGGATGCTCGGCGTGATCGCCATCCCCGCCGCGTTCTTCCTGGTCGGCGTGCTCGCCCTTCCCGACAGCCCCCGCTGGCTGCTTCAGCGCAACCGCGGCGCGGAAGCGCGCGCCGTGCTGCAGCGCCTCTACGCCAATCCGGCCGACGTGCAGGCCGAACTCGACCAGGTCAACGAGGACAACACGCGGCCCCAGCAGGGATGGAGCCTGCTGCGCAAGAACTCCAACTTTCGTCGCTCGGTGCTGCTGGGCGTCGTGCTGCAGATTTTCCAGCAGCTCACCGGCATCAACGTCGTGATGTACTACGCACCGCGCATCTTCGAACTGGCCGGCTTCGCTACACACGAGCAGCAATTGTGGGCGACGGTCATCGTCGGTCTCGTCAACGTGCTGGCTACGTTCGGCGCGATCGCGTTCGTCGACCGCTGGGGCCGCAAGCCGATTCTCTACGCGGGATGCGCCGTCATGGCAGTCGGCATGTGCTCGCTCGGGTTTCTCATGCATGCCGGTGTGGCGGGTCTGACGGCGCAGGTTTTCGCGGTCGGATCGCTGCTGCTCTTCATCGCGGGCTTCGCGATGTCCGCCGGGCCGCTGGTCTGGATTCTCTGCTCGGAGATTCAGCCCCAGCTGGGCCGCGACTTCGGCATCGCCGTCTCGACGCTGGTCAACTGGGTCGCCAACATGGCCGTCGCGGCGACGTTCCTCAGCCTGCTGTCCACGGTCGGCGAAGCGAACACCTTCGTGCTGTATGCCATCCTCAACGTCATCTTCGGCGTCGTCGTGTTCTTCTACGTGCCCGAGACGCGCGGTGTCTCGCTCGAAAAGCTGGGCAGCGATCTGATGGCAGGCAAGCGTCTGCGTGATCTGGGCAAGGTCAACTAA